A window from bacterium encodes these proteins:
- the gspK gene encoding type II secretion system minor pseudopilin GspK → MMVTEYPVAEFKRQEGIAMILAIVAVFLLSVAVLATRSGVDLASGIAASAAHETQAGYLARSGLAMVSAALAEDDTAVDSFNDDWAAANDMGAVPIADVGWAVGKVTDEEGKLNVLDLVNKDRMSDELTELAEIRLLDLLMIIGLTESRADEIVDSLVDWMDEDSTVTGFGAEDSYYGSLVPEYSCPDTYLMTVDELALVKGIGPILLYQGEGEVPPLLRFVTVYGDKAGDYRKVNINTAPVEVLMALAPEIDRQLAEEIVASRDTEPFTSPAQIKDVPGFPGDQFYSETLASLVDVSSSHFSARITGETPSASSQAFGVFRRTGQAVKLVYYKSF, encoded by the coding sequence ATGATGGTGACTGAATACCCGGTGGCTGAATTCAAAAGGCAAGAGGGGATTGCCATGATCCTTGCCATCGTGGCGGTCTTCCTCCTTTCGGTCGCGGTCCTGGCGACACGGTCCGGCGTGGACCTGGCCTCCGGGATCGCGGCCAGTGCCGCGCACGAGACACAGGCGGGTTACCTGGCAAGATCCGGGTTGGCCATGGTCAGCGCCGCGCTGGCAGAGGATGATACAGCTGTGGACTCCTTCAATGACGACTGGGCGGCTGCCAACGACATGGGGGCAGTTCCCATCGCGGATGTGGGCTGGGCTGTGGGAAAGGTCACCGACGAGGAAGGGAAGCTGAACGTCCTGGACCTTGTCAACAAGGATCGGATGTCCGATGAGCTTACCGAACTGGCCGAGATCCGCCTCCTGGATCTTCTCATGATCATCGGCCTGACAGAATCCAGGGCCGATGAGATCGTTGACAGTCTCGTGGACTGGATGGATGAGGACAGCACCGTGACCGGTTTCGGGGCGGAGGATTCCTACTACGGGTCCCTGGTCCCGGAGTACAGCTGCCCGGACACTTATTTGATGACCGTTGACGAGCTGGCACTGGTCAAGGGGATCGGGCCGATCCTGCTGTACCAGGGTGAGGGTGAGGTACCGCCCCTTCTGCGGTTTGTCACCGTTTACGGGGATAAGGCCGGTGACTACCGGAAAGTGAACATCAATACGGCCCCGGTGGAAGTCCTCATGGCGCTGGCTCCGGAGATAGACCGGCAGCTGGCAGAGGAGATCGTGGCCTCCAGGGACACCGAACCGTTCACTTCCCCCGCCCAGATCAAGGACGTGCCCGGCTTTCCCGGGGATCAGTTCTACAGCGAGACCCTCGCTTCCCTGGTCGACGTTTCCAGCTCCCATTTTTCGGCCAGGATCACCGGTGAAACGCCGTCGGCTTCCAGCCAGGCCTTCGGCGTCTTCAGAAGGACAGGTCAGGCGGTCAAGCTTGTTTACTACAAATCCTTTTGA
- a CDS encoding GspL/Epsl periplasmic domain-containing protein — protein MFERRSTGISLEADGTVRVAELTATPRSLALSRMASFEPEGPDTHTSWENGIRKAGVEGYEMSCVVIGIPDALVFRKSLTLPFRNRNRIMQVLHSELEGEIPLPPGTFVADYLDGPQEGDGVSVTVLAVENDTISRVLEMVGPDAGVRGVQTTGVGIIAASLRAGIDEGVVVWCGHTDAVVVEMRSSVPAGIRRYHLSGRDQPDAALLADAVRPLSRVGDRICLMGAGPMDTLAPMLSAEGTLRIARSLELGIVSEPAVVAGDLQDHLPAFGLALRGVGARGGLPFDLRQGQFLESRPLQDLKGPIIRTAAIAVLALLLGIGSLVLGLDSARKEYNGYVTRMESEFTELFPGTRVVNEIAQTTEKLELLKKRTETLAGLSGGSALGALSRLSALVPPDVALRLDELSYDSRKLRLEGSVSSFDAVDKIKSSLEGDPMFAQVQVQNAQVGADLNKVTFRLVMEVR, from the coding sequence ATGTTTGAACGAAGATCCACAGGCATATCCCTCGAGGCCGACGGTACCGTCAGGGTTGCTGAACTGACGGCCACGCCGCGCAGCCTCGCCCTGTCCCGGATGGCGTCCTTTGAACCGGAAGGCCCGGATACCCATACGTCATGGGAAAACGGGATTCGAAAGGCGGGCGTGGAAGGGTACGAGATGTCCTGTGTGGTGATCGGGATCCCTGATGCCCTGGTGTTCCGCAAATCCCTCACACTTCCTTTCAGGAACCGGAACCGGATCATGCAGGTCCTTCACTCTGAACTGGAAGGGGAGATCCCCCTGCCCCCGGGGACCTTCGTCGCCGATTATCTGGATGGCCCTCAGGAAGGTGACGGCGTCTCGGTGACCGTCCTGGCCGTGGAAAACGATACCATCTCGCGTGTCCTGGAGATGGTGGGCCCCGATGCCGGGGTCAGAGGGGTCCAGACAACGGGTGTCGGTATCATCGCCGCCTCTCTGCGGGCCGGGATCGACGAAGGTGTCGTCGTCTGGTGCGGCCACACCGATGCGGTGGTTGTGGAGATGCGTTCTTCCGTTCCCGCAGGTATCAGGCGTTACCATCTGTCCGGACGGGACCAACCCGACGCCGCCCTTCTGGCTGACGCTGTCAGGCCCTTGTCCAGAGTCGGTGACAGGATTTGCCTGATGGGAGCGGGACCCATGGATACGCTGGCTCCCATGCTCAGTGCAGAGGGCACCTTGAGGATCGCCAGGTCTCTGGAACTGGGGATCGTCTCAGAGCCTGCCGTGGTGGCCGGCGACCTGCAGGATCACCTGCCCGCTTTCGGGTTGGCCCTTCGCGGTGTGGGGGCAAGGGGGGGGCTGCCCTTCGACCTGAGACAAGGGCAGTTCCTTGAAAGCCGGCCCCTCCAGGACCTCAAGGGCCCCATCATCCGGACAGCGGCCATTGCTGTCCTCGCTCTGCTGCTGGGAATTGGAAGCCTCGTCCTCGGCCTCGACAGCGCCAGAAAGGAGTACAACGGGTACGTGACGCGAATGGAAAGTGAGTTTACGGAGCTTTTCCCGGGCACGAGGGTGGTGAACGAGATCGCGCAAACGACCGAGAAACTGGAACTTCTCAAGAAGAGAACGGAGACCCTGGCAGGCCTTTCCGGTGGAAGCGCCCTCGGGGCCCTGTCCCGGCTGAGTGCGCTTGTGCCTCCTGACGTCGCCCTGAGGCTCGACGAACTGTCCTACGATTCCCGAAAGCTGAGGTTGGAAGGGTCCGTTTCCTCCTTCGACGCCGTGGACAAGATCAAATCCAGCCTCGAAGGGGATCCCATGTTCGCCCAGGTTCAGGTGCAAAACGCCCAGGTCGGCGCCGATCTCAACAAGGTGACCTTCCGCCTCGTCATGGAGGTCCGGTAA
- the gspM gene encoding type II secretion system protein GspM, with the protein MTDLLGRLSPRERWLVAGAAAFVGLAILYGFIIQPLVDSQRRYESMALRKQDEMARFRLITVQYRELESALQLLEKRALAGGSDGSLLALMESEAKKLGLADKIASMKPFTSELESGVVQSSVEMRVEKIDLKGLVDLLEALENRKQSAVTSRLRIKTRFDDPTLLDATVMVSTLEAR; encoded by the coding sequence ATGACCGACCTGCTCGGGCGATTATCCCCGCGGGAGAGATGGCTTGTGGCAGGGGCCGCCGCGTTTGTCGGGCTGGCGATCCTTTACGGGTTCATCATCCAGCCCCTTGTGGACAGCCAGAGGCGATACGAGAGCATGGCCCTGCGCAAGCAGGACGAAATGGCCCGGTTCAGATTGATCACGGTGCAGTACCGGGAACTGGAGTCCGCTTTGCAGCTCCTGGAAAAGAGGGCTCTTGCGGGCGGTTCCGACGGATCCCTTCTGGCCCTCATGGAGTCGGAAGCGAAGAAGCTTGGCCTGGCCGACAAGATAGCCAGCATGAAACCGTTCACCAGTGAGCTGGAATCGGGTGTGGTGCAGTCAAGCGTCGAGATGCGGGTCGAAAAGATCGACCTGAAGGGGCTCGTCGACCTTCTCGAAGCGTTGGAAAACAGGAAGCAGTCCGCTGTCACCTCCAGGCTGAGGATCAAGACCCGTTTCGATGACCCGACACTGCTGGATGCCACGGTCATGGTCAGCACCCTGGAGGCCCGATGA
- the gspN gene encoding type II secretion system protein GspN, producing the protein MKRQGVYRYLIYIAIFSVFTSLFFLYGFPAERLTSIVNGRLSTMTGSAVSVDEASLGFPLALKLKGMETAWSGESVLLGDAFVSPDLVGLLTGKKGGRIRLKGPLGTARLSIRTGGPGARITVKSLVADLQGVSGALQSPVQVDGFVEGSAAFETADLASGKWNGRGTVKADSVILTGPLLEAFGMAPFELAGLKAAFSLEENLLTLGENSIEGDLGASARGTIRLVPARPGSSRLDLVVDLRPGIGMREKISPLLTLMGARPRADGSVQLKVRGTVGRPSVTS; encoded by the coding sequence ATGAAACGCCAGGGCGTTTACCGTTATCTCATATACATTGCGATCTTTTCAGTTTTCACCTCACTTTTCTTCCTCTACGGCTTTCCCGCGGAGCGGTTGACGAGCATTGTCAACGGCAGGTTGAGCACAATGACGGGTTCGGCTGTTTCGGTTGACGAGGCTTCCCTCGGTTTCCCCCTGGCTCTCAAGCTGAAGGGGATGGAGACAGCCTGGTCCGGCGAAAGTGTCCTCCTGGGAGACGCGTTCGTCTCACCAGACCTTGTGGGGCTGCTGACGGGGAAAAAGGGAGGCAGGATCAGGCTCAAAGGCCCCCTGGGGACAGCGCGCCTTTCGATACGGACAGGCGGTCCGGGTGCCCGTATCACGGTCAAGTCCCTCGTTGCCGATCTGCAGGGGGTTTCCGGGGCTCTCCAGTCGCCTGTCCAGGTCGATGGCTTCGTGGAAGGCAGCGCCGCCTTCGAAACCGCGGATCTTGCTTCCGGCAAATGGAACGGCCGGGGGACCGTTAAAGCGGATTCGGTTATCCTGACGGGACCGCTGCTCGAGGCATTCGGTATGGCCCCGTTTGAGCTTGCCGGCCTTAAGGCGGCTTTTTCCCTCGAGGAGAACCTGCTGACCCTCGGGGAGAACAGCATCGAGGGCGATCTGGGTGCCAGCGCGAGGGGGACCATCAGGCTCGTTCCCGCCAGGCCGGGGTCTTCCCGGCTGGACCTTGTGGTGGATCTCCGGCCCGGTATCGGGATGAGGGAAAAGATCTCACCTCTCCTGACCCTCATGGGGGCAAGGCCACGGGCCGACGGCAGCGTTCAGCTGAAGGTGCGCGGGACGGTGGGTAGGCCGTCCGTCACATCCTGA
- a CDS encoding S8 family serine peptidase translates to MLNLPPGLSVEDAIDRLKKNPNVLFAEPDRYVTPLGTISPVDPKYPSQWYLNTNPVSDSMGSIDVDIDAPEGWAILSSLEAGIGTTLQSIVAVVDSGCGDTAYAYTDNAVGYIPGHPDLLNSLLYTNTDEIGATAGSDDDANGLKDDYNGWDYLASPEDNKPAGADSHGTFICGIVGAAWNDTGIAGIGSEYLRILPLRVAGTTSSIAKGIVYSVQRKLRGDPVAGINLSWGLRSNDSTLRSAIQEAEAASVMVYAAAGNDEQFPWYDNDVTPLYPSSYSTMLNNVIGVAATDSSGDFTSFTHFGRNSVQVAAPGQNITSTTLNSQGSWATGNGTSFSAPIVASVGALVAAVDTTISLEQVKNRLELGGTFDEMLTEKIAWERRVNLAGSLAPFYPFSGLAPIYSTDTPLYSYTDRIGLLYGDIVQAISSSNSIAVMDTDSAGNWYVRPYSPGMVSFTITYSGGAVSAYRTGTWRVTGIKPFSATIYIGQTLDFENNTGTSGTWFVENPPIGDIDPSSGHFVAQSEGVTSVYLMSNGTRLDQSGNVVVEVRPISSNGAGCCGATAPPGDPYIPGAVEMTLMAVLLLFVRRRYLAEVSAKSKVQSPR, encoded by the coding sequence GTGTTGAACCTGCCGCCGGGGCTTTCAGTTGAAGATGCTATCGATCGTCTAAAAAAAAATCCCAATGTCCTTTTTGCGGAGCCGGATCGTTATGTAACTCCTTTGGGGACGATTTCCCCCGTAGACCCAAAATATCCCAGCCAGTGGTATCTGAACACAAATCCGGTTTCCGATTCCATGGGGTCAATCGACGTGGATATCGACGCCCCGGAAGGGTGGGCGATCCTTTCATCCCTGGAGGCCGGCATCGGTACGACCCTGCAGAGCATAGTTGCCGTTGTGGATAGCGGGTGCGGTGATACCGCATACGCCTATACGGACAATGCCGTGGGTTATATTCCCGGACATCCGGATCTTCTGAACAGTCTCCTGTACACAAACACTGACGAAATAGGGGCCACGGCGGGGTCCGACGACGACGCCAACGGGTTGAAAGATGACTACAACGGTTGGGATTATCTCGCCAGCCCCGAAGACAACAAGCCCGCTGGTGCAGATTCTCACGGCACCTTTATCTGCGGGATTGTGGGAGCAGCGTGGAACGATACAGGAATAGCGGGAATAGGCAGTGAATATTTGCGGATTCTTCCTTTAAGGGTAGCTGGTACCACCAGCAGCATAGCTAAAGGTATCGTTTATTCGGTCCAGAGGAAACTCAGAGGGGATCCTGTGGCAGGAATAAACCTCAGTTGGGGTCTAAGGTCCAACGACTCGACATTGAGGAGTGCTATCCAGGAGGCGGAGGCGGCTAGTGTGATGGTTTACGCGGCCGCCGGTAATGATGAGCAATTTCCATGGTACGACAACGATGTTACTCCATTGTATCCTTCGTCGTATTCCACGATGTTAAATAATGTCATTGGTGTTGCCGCCACCGATTCTTCGGGTGATTTTACGAGTTTTACACATTTCGGACGTAACTCTGTGCAGGTTGCGGCTCCAGGACAAAATATCACTTCTACTACACTGAACAGCCAGGGTAGTTGGGCAACAGGTAATGGGACATCTTTTTCGGCTCCCATTGTCGCTTCTGTAGGGGCGCTTGTCGCTGCGGTTGATACAACCATTTCCCTGGAACAGGTAAAAAACAGGCTTGAACTTGGTGGAACCTTTGATGAAATGTTGACTGAAAAGATCGCCTGGGAGAGGCGGGTCAACCTGGCGGGGTCTTTGGCTCCCTTCTATCCTTTTTCAGGACTGGCACCGATCTATTCGACAGACACACCTTTGTACAGCTACACAGACAGGATCGGCCTGCTCTATGGCGATATTGTTCAGGCTATCAGCAGCAGCAACAGCATTGCCGTAATGGACACCGACTCAGCGGGTAATTGGTATGTCAGGCCTTACAGCCCCGGCATGGTGAGTTTCACAATCACCTATTCGGGGGGGGCGGTATCGGCCTACAGGACGGGAACCTGGCGGGTAACCGGGATCAAACCTTTTTCAGCAACGATTTATATTGGTCAAACATTGGATTTTGAAAATAACACGGGAACCAGTGGAACATGGTTTGTGGAAAATCCACCCATCGGCGATATTGATCCTTCTTCAGGGCATTTCGTTGCACAAAGTGAGGGAGTGACCAGCGTTTATCTCATGTCCAATGGAACGCGATTGGACCAGAGTGGGAATGTTGTTGTTGAAGTGAGACCGATTTCATCAAATGGCGCAGGCTGCTGCGGAGCGACAGCGCCGCCCGGGGATCCTTACATTCCAGGGGCAGTGGAAATGACACTGATGGCTGTTCTTTTGTTGTTTGTGAGAAGAAGGTACCTGGCGGAAGTGAGTGCAAAGTCCAAAGTCCAAAGCCCAAGGTGA